One Peterkaempfera bronchialis DNA window includes the following coding sequences:
- a CDS encoding aminotransferase class I/II-fold pyridoxal phosphate-dependent enzyme, with the protein MLGEYRIRGRRATEIAADIEQAVSAGELTPGQALPPLRDLAAELEVNPNTVAAAYRLLRDRGVIETAGRRGSHIRSRPAVTPRDQIRVEVPTGARDLSTGNPDTALLPPLTPATAAAAASLDRDPVLYGCSAVDPGLLALATAAFRADGVPDGPLAVASGSLDAIERIFTARLRPGDAVAVEDPGWSSLLDLVPALGLRAVPVAVDDHGPLPDDVARALAAGARALVVTVRAQNPTGAALSAERARALRSVLAAHPAVLLVEDDHGHGIVDQPYLPLAAAPGRDPVVGQWAVVRSAAKAYGPDLRLSVATGDADTLGRVLGRQRLGAGWVSHLLQRTVAELWRTGAAPAPRIAAAYRERREALLAALADRGVAAHGASGLNVWIPVWDEAAAVSGLLQRGWAASPGARFRLESPPGIRLTVSTLTARDIPALAADVAAALGHQRTSAVGRPV; encoded by the coding sequence GTGCTAGGAGAGTATCGAATTCGCGGCCGCCGCGCCACGGAGATCGCGGCCGATATCGAACAGGCCGTCTCCGCAGGTGAGCTGACTCCCGGTCAGGCACTGCCGCCGCTGCGCGACCTGGCCGCCGAGCTGGAGGTCAACCCCAACACCGTCGCCGCCGCCTACCGGCTGCTCCGCGACCGGGGCGTCATCGAGACCGCAGGCAGGCGGGGCAGCCACATCCGCTCCCGGCCCGCAGTGACCCCCCGCGACCAGATCCGGGTGGAGGTGCCGACCGGCGCCCGCGACCTCTCCACCGGCAACCCGGACACCGCCCTGCTGCCGCCACTCACCCCGGCCACCGCCGCCGCAGCCGCCTCCCTGGACCGCGACCCCGTCCTCTACGGCTGCTCCGCCGTCGACCCCGGGCTGCTCGCCCTGGCCACGGCGGCCTTTCGCGCCGACGGCGTCCCCGACGGCCCGCTCGCCGTCGCCTCCGGCTCCCTGGACGCCATCGAACGGATCTTCACCGCCCGGCTGCGCCCCGGCGACGCCGTCGCCGTCGAGGACCCCGGCTGGAGCAGCCTCCTCGACCTGGTCCCCGCCCTCGGCCTGCGCGCGGTCCCGGTCGCCGTCGACGACCACGGCCCGCTGCCGGACGATGTCGCCCGCGCCCTGGCGGCCGGAGCCCGCGCCCTGGTCGTCACCGTCCGGGCCCAGAACCCCACCGGCGCCGCCCTCTCCGCCGAGCGCGCCCGCGCGCTGCGCTCGGTGCTCGCCGCCCATCCCGCCGTCCTGCTGGTGGAGGACGACCACGGCCACGGCATCGTCGACCAGCCCTATCTGCCCCTCGCCGCCGCCCCCGGCCGGGACCCGGTGGTCGGGCAGTGGGCCGTGGTGCGGTCCGCCGCCAAGGCGTACGGCCCCGACCTGCGGCTCTCCGTGGCCACCGGGGACGCCGACACCCTCGGCCGGGTGCTCGGCCGCCAGCGGCTGGGCGCCGGCTGGGTCAGCCATCTGCTGCAACGCACTGTCGCCGAGCTCTGGCGGACCGGCGCGGCCCCCGCGCCCAGGATCGCCGCCGCCTACCGGGAGCGGCGGGAGGCCCTGCTGGCCGCGCTCGCCGACCGGGGGGTGGCCGCGCACGGTGCCAGCGGGCTCAATGTCTGGATCCCCGTCTGGGACGAGGCCGCCGCCGTCTCCGGCCTGCTCCAGCGCGGCTGGGCCGCCTCACCCGGCGCCCGCTTCCGCCTGGAGTCGCCCCCCGGCATCCGGCTCACCGTCTCCACCCTGACCGCGCGCGACATTCCCGCGCTTGCCGCCGACGTCGCCGCCGCGCTGGGCCACCAGCGCACCTCGGCGGTGGGCCGCCCGGTCTGA
- a CDS encoding pyridoxamine 5'-phosphate oxidase family protein, translating to MSANDTTQYARTPRTTPTRYRDRATWERAAIHAILDEGYLCHLGFVVDGAPVVLPTIYARVGDRLYLHGSTGSRPLRAAAADPGLRVCVTVTLEDGLVLTRSAFNHSVNFRSVVAHGTAHRVTDPEELSVALDALVDQAVPGRSADCRPADARELAATAVIRLDLDEVSAKTRDDGADDDPEDMDLPHWAGVIPIRTVRGTPVPHPALPPEQPLPAYLRDAR from the coding sequence ATGTCGGCCAACGACACGACGCAGTACGCACGGACACCGCGCACCACCCCCACCCGGTACCGCGACCGCGCGACCTGGGAGCGGGCGGCGATCCACGCCATCCTGGACGAGGGCTACCTCTGCCACCTCGGCTTTGTGGTGGACGGCGCCCCGGTGGTGCTGCCCACCATCTACGCCCGGGTCGGTGACCGGCTGTACCTGCACGGCTCCACCGGCAGCCGGCCGCTGCGTGCCGCCGCCGCCGACCCGGGCCTGCGGGTCTGCGTCACGGTCACCCTGGAGGACGGCCTGGTGCTGACCCGCTCCGCCTTCAACCACTCGGTGAACTTCCGCTCCGTGGTCGCCCATGGCACGGCCCACCGGGTCACCGACCCCGAGGAGCTCTCGGTCGCCCTCGACGCGCTGGTCGACCAGGCCGTACCCGGCCGCTCCGCCGACTGCCGGCCCGCCGACGCGCGGGAGCTGGCCGCGACCGCCGTCATCCGGCTCGACCTGGACGAGGTGTCGGCCAAGACCCGCGACGACGGCGCGGACGACGACCCCGAGGACATGGACCTGCCGCACTGGGCCGGGGTGATCCCGATCCGCACCGTCCGGGGCACCCCCGTCCCCCACCCGGCGCTCCCGCCGGAGCAGCCACTGCCCGCGTATCTGCGCGACGCCCGCTGA
- a CDS encoding FMN-binding negative transcriptional regulator — MLIRSWDRGEEAEWRRWLAEGRDFGVLAANGPAGSGPVATPTHFLLDADRGEILVHLAAPNPLWAALRADPHATLTVTDDYAFAPGHWRAADGTPPEHGVPTSYYAAVQFHCTAEILDDPADKAELLVRQLAHFQPETPVAAITPGAEPFGEQLPGLRGLRLTVVRVDAKFKYDDKKTPAQQATAADRLAERGRPRDAAARAQLLRRAAARAGGCPAG; from the coding sequence GTGCTCATCCGCTCCTGGGACCGGGGCGAGGAGGCCGAGTGGCGCCGCTGGCTCGCCGAGGGCCGCGACTTCGGCGTACTCGCCGCCAACGGCCCCGCCGGCAGCGGCCCCGTGGCCACCCCGACCCACTTCCTGCTGGACGCGGACCGGGGCGAGATCCTGGTCCACCTGGCCGCCCCCAACCCGCTCTGGGCGGCGCTGCGCGCCGACCCGCACGCCACCCTCACCGTCACCGACGACTACGCCTTCGCCCCCGGCCACTGGCGGGCCGCCGACGGCACCCCGCCCGAGCACGGCGTGCCCACCAGCTACTACGCCGCCGTGCAGTTCCACTGCACGGCGGAGATCCTGGACGACCCGGCCGACAAGGCGGAGCTGCTGGTGCGGCAGCTGGCGCACTTCCAGCCGGAGACCCCGGTCGCCGCGATCACGCCGGGAGCCGAGCCCTTCGGCGAGCAGCTGCCCGGGCTGCGCGGCCTGCGGCTCACGGTGGTGCGGGTGGACGCCAAGTTCAAGTACGACGACAAGAAGACACCGGCTCAGCAGGCCACCGCCGCCGACCGGCTCGCCGAGCGTGGCCGTCCGCGCGACGCCGCCGCCCGGGCCCAACTGCTGCGCCGCGCCGCCGCGCGGGCCGGAGGCTGCCCGGCGGGTTGA
- a CDS encoding sugar porter family MFS transporter — protein MGADDLHPASRAARPSPREHTLTSSTPAQRAAETPLAHVVFIAASAAMGGFLFGYDSAVINGAVTGIQKHFAVGSAETAATVAAALLGSAVGATVAGWLADRLGRIRVMQLAAVLFAVSGVGSMFPPDIGVLATWRVVGGIAIGIASVITPAYIAEVAPPAYRGRLGSFQQLAIVLGIAVSQLVNYALNQAAGGDSSGLLKGIQAWRWMLGVEAVPALVYLLMSLAIPESPRYLIASGQEARARAVLTEVEGPRTDPDARVAEIRSVMATEHRSRMRDLLGGRAGLLPIVWVGIGASAFQQFVGINVIFYYSSLLWQSVGITESASLLISLSTSIINIVGTVIAMLLVDRIGRRPLALAGSTGMAVALAAASWAFSYRTGTGSSAHIPNLQGTVALVAAHFFVLCFAFSWGVVVWVLLGEMFPNRIRALALGVAASAQWLANWAVTVSFPSLSDWNLSATYAIYAGFALLSIPFVAFCIRETRGRTLESMG, from the coding sequence ATGGGAGCGGATGACCTCCACCCGGCCTCGCGGGCGGCCCGCCCCAGTCCTCGGGAGCACACCCTGACCAGCAGCACACCGGCGCAGCGAGCCGCAGAGACGCCCCTCGCCCATGTGGTCTTCATCGCCGCGAGCGCGGCCATGGGCGGGTTCCTGTTCGGCTACGACAGCGCGGTGATCAACGGTGCGGTGACGGGCATCCAGAAGCACTTCGCCGTGGGCAGCGCCGAGACCGCCGCCACCGTCGCCGCCGCGCTGCTCGGCTCGGCGGTCGGCGCCACGGTCGCGGGATGGCTGGCCGACCGGCTCGGCCGCATCCGCGTCATGCAGCTGGCTGCGGTGCTCTTCGCCGTCAGCGGGGTGGGGTCGATGTTCCCGCCGGACATCGGGGTCCTGGCGACCTGGCGGGTGGTCGGCGGCATCGCCATCGGCATCGCCTCGGTGATCACCCCCGCCTATATCGCGGAGGTGGCACCGCCCGCCTACCGGGGTCGGCTGGGGTCCTTCCAGCAACTGGCGATCGTGCTGGGCATCGCCGTCTCGCAGCTCGTCAACTACGCGCTCAACCAGGCGGCCGGCGGCGACTCCAGCGGACTGCTGAAGGGCATCCAGGCGTGGCGCTGGATGCTGGGGGTGGAGGCGGTCCCCGCCCTGGTGTACCTGCTGATGTCGCTGGCGATCCCGGAGTCGCCCCGCTATCTGATCGCCTCCGGGCAGGAGGCCAGGGCCCGCGCCGTACTCACCGAGGTCGAGGGGCCGCGGACCGACCCGGACGCCCGGGTCGCCGAGATCCGGTCCGTGATGGCGACCGAGCACCGCTCCCGGATGCGGGACCTGCTGGGCGGCCGGGCCGGGCTGCTGCCGATCGTCTGGGTCGGCATCGGCGCCTCGGCGTTCCAGCAGTTCGTCGGCATCAATGTGATCTTCTACTACTCGTCGCTGCTCTGGCAGTCGGTCGGCATCACCGAGAGCGCATCGCTGCTGATCAGCCTCTCCACCTCGATCATCAACATCGTCGGCACCGTGATCGCCATGCTGCTGGTGGACCGGATCGGCCGCAGACCGCTGGCGCTCGCGGGCTCGACCGGCATGGCGGTCGCCCTGGCGGCGGCCTCCTGGGCCTTCTCGTACCGCACCGGCACCGGCAGCTCCGCGCACATCCCCAACCTCCAGGGCACGGTGGCCCTGGTCGCGGCGCACTTCTTTGTGCTCTGCTTCGCCTTCTCCTGGGGCGTGGTGGTGTGGGTGCTGCTCGGCGAGATGTTCCCCAACCGCATCCGGGCACTGGCGCTCGGTGTGGCGGCCTCCGCCCAGTGGCTCGCCAACTGGGCGGTCACGGTCTCCTTCCCCAGCCTCTCGGACTGGAACCTGTCCGCCACCTATGCCATCTACGCCGGGTTCGCGCTGCTGTCGATCCCCTTTGTGGCCTTCTGCATCCGGGAGACCCGGGGCCGCACCCTGGAGTCGATGGGCTGA
- a CDS encoding Clp protease N-terminal domain-containing protein → MQPDVSRTTSAPPMSAALRSVAAAARRRAARAGDAEVDTGHLLHSVLESDPEALAAAAPQQRQAARLMGYLVQRSIGFGRDWRATAESRPPVRAANDRPGAVGRLFPSAARPRWSCAAAAALERVADRPVGLPVGLSLLAALAAEPGCRAAQILRSAGIDPAQVQARCAVVPQSA, encoded by the coding sequence GTGCAGCCAGACGTCTCCCGCACCACCTCCGCGCCCCCGATGTCCGCCGCCCTGCGGTCGGTGGCCGCCGCAGCGCGCCGCCGGGCGGCGCGGGCCGGTGACGCGGAGGTCGACACCGGCCATCTGCTCCACTCGGTGCTGGAGTCCGACCCCGAGGCGCTGGCCGCCGCCGCCCCGCAGCAGCGGCAGGCGGCGCGGCTGATGGGCTACCTGGTACAGCGCAGCATCGGCTTCGGCCGGGACTGGCGGGCCACCGCCGAGAGCCGCCCGCCGGTCCGGGCCGCCAATGACCGCCCGGGCGCGGTGGGGCGGCTCTTCCCGTCCGCCGCGCGGCCCCGCTGGAGCTGTGCGGCCGCCGCCGCCCTGGAGCGGGTCGCGGACCGTCCGGTGGGCCTCCCGGTGGGGCTGTCGCTGCTGGCCGCCCTCGCCGCCGAGCCGGGCTGCCGGGCCGCCCAGATCCTGCGCTCGGCCGGGATCGATCCGGCCCAGGTCCAGGCCCGCTGCGCGGTCGTCCCGCAGAGCGCCTGA
- a CDS encoding dienelactone hydrolase family protein: MADPGGSRQNVSFPSNGAQAHGYLALPPSGSGPGLVVVQEWWGLTSHIAAMADRFAAEGFTVLAPDLFGGATTHDPEEAARLLRELPVERAARDLRGAVDFLLAHPATTGDAVGAVGFCMGGGFALVLAAQEGDRVAAAVPFYGLPRIPEYDYRGLTARVLGHYAEQDHGIPMTAVDEAAARIEAASGRKPEIHFYPAGHAFMNDENLLGTHDPEQAGIAWRRTLAFLRSVLG, translated from the coding sequence ATGGCCGACCCGGGGGGCTCCCGGCAGAACGTCTCCTTCCCCAGCAATGGCGCACAGGCGCACGGCTACCTCGCACTGCCGCCGTCCGGATCGGGCCCCGGCCTGGTGGTGGTCCAGGAGTGGTGGGGGCTGACGTCCCACATCGCCGCGATGGCCGACCGGTTCGCCGCCGAGGGGTTCACCGTGCTGGCGCCGGACCTGTTCGGCGGCGCCACCACCCATGACCCGGAGGAGGCCGCCCGGCTGCTGCGGGAGCTGCCGGTGGAGCGCGCCGCACGGGACCTGCGCGGCGCGGTGGACTTCCTGCTGGCGCACCCCGCCACCACCGGCGACGCGGTCGGCGCGGTCGGGTTCTGCATGGGCGGCGGCTTCGCCCTGGTGCTGGCGGCGCAGGAGGGCGACCGGGTGGCGGCGGCGGTCCCCTTCTATGGACTGCCGCGCATCCCCGAGTACGACTATCGCGGCCTGACCGCCAGGGTGCTGGGCCACTACGCGGAGCAGGACCACGGCATCCCGATGACCGCCGTGGACGAGGCGGCGGCCCGGATCGAGGCCGCCTCGGGGCGCAAACCGGAGATCCACTTCTATCCGGCGGGCCATGCCTTCATGAACGACGAGAACCTGCTGGGCACCCACGACCCGGAGCAGGCCGGCATCGCCTGGCGCCGCACCCTGGCCTTCCTGCGCAGCGTGCTCGGCTGA
- a CDS encoding MFS transporter, producing MSTHPSPAPPPAPPAGPPAGPPAPPPAARPFAWAGRTYRIQTAATVITGLGNAGAPIATAFAVLRSGGDAGDVGWTAAARLLPTVLFLLIGGALADRLPRHRVMVAANALNAVSQAALAVLVLCGTVQLWQLLVLAAAGGTGQAFYSPAAQGVILGSVDRAHAARAFAVFRIAVNAAQIGGAALGGALVAAVGPGWVLAADAAGFAAAAGLRTLLDAPARQAAPQDGGMLRDLLDGWREFASRRWLWAVVVQFSVVNACLIATEAVLGPIVADDRLGGARPWGLALAASGIGMVAGGLLMVRWRPRRILLAGNAGVFLFALPSAALAAGAPLPLLAAAMFAAGLGAEVFGVNWMVALQQEIPEEKTARVAAYDWLGSVALTPVGTAVAGPATVALGLDGTLWTATALCLALTVLVLATPEVRRLSRTRTSTPAPASSTPAAAG from the coding sequence GTGTCCACGCACCCCTCCCCCGCGCCACCCCCCGCGCCACCGGCCGGGCCGCCCGCCGGGCCGCCCGCCCCGCCGCCCGCCGCCCGCCCGTTCGCCTGGGCCGGGCGCACCTACCGCATCCAGACCGCCGCCACCGTCATCACCGGCCTGGGCAACGCCGGGGCGCCGATCGCCACCGCGTTCGCCGTGCTGCGGTCCGGCGGAGACGCGGGGGACGTCGGCTGGACGGCGGCGGCGCGGCTGCTGCCGACGGTGCTCTTCCTGCTGATCGGCGGCGCTCTGGCGGACCGGCTGCCGCGCCACCGGGTGATGGTGGCCGCCAATGCGCTGAACGCCGTCTCGCAGGCGGCGCTGGCCGTCCTGGTCCTCTGCGGCACGGTCCAGCTCTGGCAGTTGCTGGTGCTGGCGGCGGCGGGCGGCACCGGGCAGGCGTTCTACTCGCCGGCCGCCCAGGGGGTGATCCTCGGCAGCGTGGACCGTGCCCATGCGGCGCGCGCCTTCGCCGTCTTCCGCATCGCGGTCAACGCCGCCCAGATCGGCGGCGCCGCGCTGGGCGGGGCGCTGGTGGCGGCGGTCGGCCCCGGCTGGGTGCTGGCGGCGGACGCGGCCGGGTTCGCGGCCGCCGCCGGGCTGCGGACGCTGCTGGACGCGCCCGCTCGGCAGGCGGCACCGCAGGACGGCGGCATGCTGCGCGATCTGCTGGACGGCTGGCGGGAGTTCGCCTCCCGCCGCTGGCTGTGGGCGGTGGTCGTGCAGTTCTCGGTCGTCAACGCATGCCTGATCGCCACCGAAGCGGTACTCGGGCCGATCGTCGCGGACGATCGGCTCGGCGGCGCCCGGCCCTGGGGACTGGCACTGGCCGCGTCCGGCATCGGCATGGTCGCGGGCGGGCTGCTGATGGTCCGCTGGCGTCCGCGCCGCATCCTGCTGGCGGGCAACGCCGGCGTCTTCCTGTTCGCCCTGCCCTCCGCCGCCCTGGCGGCGGGTGCGCCGCTGCCGCTGCTGGCGGCGGCCATGTTCGCCGCCGGGCTGGGCGCCGAGGTCTTCGGGGTCAACTGGATGGTGGCGCTCCAGCAGGAGATACCGGAGGAGAAGACGGCCAGGGTGGCCGCCTACGACTGGCTCGGCTCGGTGGCACTCACCCCGGTCGGCACCGCCGTCGCCGGACCGGCGACCGTGGCGCTCGGCCTGGACGGGACGCTGTGGACGGCCACCGCGCTCTGCCTGGCGCTGACCGTGCTGGTGCTCGCCACCCCGGAGGTACGCCGCCTCTCCCGCACGAGGACCAGCACCCCCGCCCCTGCGTCCTCGACCCCGGCCGCTGCGGGCTGA
- a CDS encoding pyridoxine/pyridoxamine 5'-phosphate oxidase, which yields MQHTVEGVRAGGRAEGPLAAVLRDRPPMARELPSFDAGRAPVEPGPLFVDWLLWALDAEVPDAQVATLSTVDSDGRPDARMLVLRDVDAARGAWWFAADADSPKGRQLAATPWAALTFYWPAQGRQVRLRGRVEAEGGDRAAEDFHGRSPASRIAALVGHQSERLADAEELADAWDRAAALLDREPAAVAPGHTLYAVLADEVEFWQGESGRRHVRLAYTRGHDGTWGRGLLWP from the coding sequence GTGCAGCACACGGTGGAGGGCGTCAGGGCGGGCGGTCGGGCGGAGGGTCCGCTGGCGGCGGTGCTGCGGGACCGGCCGCCGATGGCCCGGGAGCTGCCCTCCTTCGACGCGGGGCGGGCCCCGGTGGAGCCGGGGCCGCTCTTTGTGGACTGGCTGCTCTGGGCGCTCGACGCGGAGGTGCCGGACGCCCAGGTGGCCACCTTGAGCACGGTCGATTCAGATGGACGGCCGGACGCCCGGATGCTGGTGCTGCGCGATGTGGACGCGGCCCGGGGCGCCTGGTGGTTCGCCGCCGACGCCGACAGCCCCAAGGGCCGCCAGCTGGCCGCCACCCCGTGGGCGGCGCTCACCTTCTACTGGCCCGCGCAGGGGCGGCAGGTGCGGCTGCGCGGCAGGGTGGAGGCGGAGGGCGGCGACCGGGCCGCCGAGGACTTTCACGGCCGCAGCCCGGCCTCGCGGATCGCGGCCCTGGTCGGCCACCAGAGCGAACGCCTCGCGGATGCCGAGGAGTTGGCCGACGCCTGGGACCGGGCGGCTGCGCTGCTGGACCGGGAGCCCGCAGCCGTCGCCCCCGGGCACACCCTCTATGCGGTGCTCGCGGACGAGGTGGAGTTCTGGCAGGGGGAGTCCGGCCGCCGCCATGTCCGGCTGGCGTACACCCGGGGCCACGACGGCACCTGGGGTCGCGGTCTGCTCTGGCCCTGA
- a CDS encoding PadR family transcriptional regulator encodes MRPGFPFNPGRHGHHPGPQERPAFGPFGPPFGGPGGFGPGGFGPFGRGPHGRGRHGGRARRGNVRASLLALLKERPMHGYEMIQEIAERTSGAWRPSPGSVYPTLQMLEEEGLIRSQEGGGKRLFELTESGRAEADAGAESPWEEAAGPDVDWEAVRDVRNSLGGLFDALKQVMATGSAEQRTKAVAVVTEARKKLYLILAEED; translated from the coding sequence ATGCGACCCGGATTCCCCTTCAACCCCGGCCGCCACGGCCATCACCCCGGGCCGCAGGAGCGGCCGGCCTTCGGCCCGTTCGGGCCGCCGTTCGGCGGTCCCGGCGGCTTTGGGCCGGGCGGCTTCGGGCCCTTCGGCCGGGGTCCGCACGGCCGGGGCCGGCACGGCGGGCGTGCCCGGCGCGGCAATGTCCGCGCCTCCCTGCTGGCGCTGCTCAAGGAGCGGCCCATGCACGGCTACGAGATGATCCAGGAGATTGCCGAGCGCACCTCCGGTGCCTGGCGGCCCAGCCCCGGTTCGGTCTATCCGACCCTCCAGATGCTGGAGGAGGAGGGGCTGATCCGCAGTCAGGAGGGTGGCGGCAAGCGCCTCTTCGAGCTCACCGAGAGCGGTCGCGCCGAGGCCGACGCGGGGGCCGAGTCCCCCTGGGAGGAGGCGGCCGGGCCGGATGTGGACTGGGAGGCCGTGCGTGACGTCAGAAACTCCCTCGGCGGGCTCTTCGACGCCCTGAAGCAGGTGATGGCCACGGGCAGCGCCGAGCAGCGCACCAAGGCCGTCGCGGTCGTCACGGAGGCCCGCAAGAAGCTCTATCTGATCCTCGCCGAGGAGGACTGA
- a CDS encoding VOC family protein, with protein sequence MSSRLFAICFNAPRPSGLARFWSGVLGWELADGPDGDVAILPPDATGFRICFLPSQEPKIGRNRAHFDLTSTSPEDQHWTVARALEFGGKHIDVGQRPEEGHVVLADPDGNEFCVIEAGNKFLADTGFIGALACDGTQEVGYFWSAALRWPLVWDQDQETAIQSPNGGTKITWGGPPVAPKTGTNRLYFELAVPADADWEAEVDRLVSLGATRTDIGEGDGARALMLDPDGNEFSVQRPR encoded by the coding sequence ATGTCCAGTCGGTTGTTCGCGATCTGCTTCAATGCGCCCCGGCCGTCGGGCCTGGCGCGTTTCTGGTCCGGGGTGCTGGGCTGGGAGTTGGCCGACGGCCCGGACGGCGACGTCGCGATCCTGCCCCCTGATGCCACCGGGTTCCGTATCTGTTTCCTGCCGAGCCAGGAGCCGAAGATCGGCCGGAACCGGGCGCACTTCGACCTGACGAGCACCTCCCCGGAGGATCAGCACTGGACGGTGGCCAGAGCGCTGGAATTCGGCGGGAAACACATCGACGTGGGCCAACGCCCGGAAGAGGGGCATGTGGTGCTCGCCGATCCGGACGGCAACGAGTTCTGCGTCATCGAGGCGGGCAACAAGTTCCTCGCCGACACCGGCTTCATCGGAGCGCTGGCCTGCGACGGTACGCAGGAGGTCGGTTACTTCTGGAGCGCGGCGCTGCGGTGGCCGCTGGTCTGGGACCAGGACCAGGAGACCGCGATCCAATCACCGAACGGCGGTACGAAGATCACGTGGGGTGGTCCTCCGGTGGCGCCGAAGACCGGCACAAACAGGCTGTACTTCGAGCTGGCGGTCCCCGCCGACGCCGACTGGGAGGCGGAGGTCGACCGCCTGGTCTCGCTCGGCGCGACGCGCACCGACATCGGCGAGGGCGACGGCGCCCGGGCGCTGATGCTCGACCCCGACGGCAACGAGTTCTCCGTCCAGAGGCCCCGGTAG